The Anoplopoma fimbria isolate UVic2021 breed Golden Eagle Sablefish chromosome 1, Afim_UVic_2022, whole genome shotgun sequence region ACGAGGTTCTGATCTGTCTGCAGCAGAAAGACCGCAGAGCCACGTTGAGAGAGGGACGAGGAGAAAACCTGGCTATTGGCTTCGACATACACAGGGTCAGCTCAgcgagtgtgtctgtgtgtgtgtgttttcagtacaTTCACAGATGTCATCTCAAAGTCCTCTAGGTCTCAGAGTAAACTGAACATTATCTAATAGGCTGTTGCAGCCTATTAGATAACATTGGTTTCAGCTAGTTTCGAGTTAGTATATATcatacagcagaaaaaaacccaacagttTCGTACATTCTTCTGTTTAGAATCTTTTATTCAAAAGATAAATAGTCCTATCAATTAGAACACTGCACGGGGGCAGCTAACATTTAGTCAGTTTTAATCAAACTCTGGGGAGATTTGTTTGGGCAATAGTGAACACAGTAATTGTACTCTGGTATGGAGCAAAACATCCAAGTGAAGTTTTGAGCAATTCGATTGCAGCGAGAACATACTCCAACCTTCTTGAAGGCCTGTGTGGGCATTTGTTGAGATGGACACAGGTAAAACGAAGAGAGAGGACTGACTCGGACCTCTGCTGACGTCATATGTTTGCTTGACATCTAGGACGAATCTGCCACTAAGTCCACAAAAAAGGATTAAATTTCatgagttgtgtgagagtttgtaaacaaatgtttcgatatagttttgctgtggTTAAAAACGGCCCCCCCCATTTACTTAGCTTCATAAAGACCTTCACAGTTTTTGAGTCTTCTTTCACCTTGGAGGCATGATATGAAAACAAAGGCTTCTTCCCTAACTCAAGGTAACACTGGGTGAGTATTTAATATGCCAATGATCATTTTTGGGAAGAATAAGTTTGAGTCTGAGTTGCATCAATAAATGAATCCTGTTTACTCCTCGAGTTGGTTCAAACTTAGGTCCCGCCTTTGATCATGCAGATAACCAATCCCTGGACGTGCACCTGCCAGTTTCAATACAATAGTTGCCAAATACTATTGTAGTCTTCAGCTATTAAagtctgttctctctgtgttcaggtggAGCTCAACAGGACTTACCGTATGCACGTCACCCAGCAGAAGGTCGGCGGGAGCGTCTATATCAACTCAAGGTCTGTGTTCAGACGCATCGAGCTGACCGAGGGGAGGTACGTCATCATACCCACGACCTTTGACCCTGGCCTTGAGGGAGACTCCCTGCTCCGCATCTTTACCGACGTTCCGTCCGACTGCAAGTGAGTGGGGACTCACTGGGCTCCTTTAAGTTTGAACTCAGTTGTTTTCTTACTCAATAGTGTTTGGTGTTCAGCAGCATTATTGGTTattgaagaaacaaaacaaatgaatattgTGAAATGgtcatttgaaaatgaaaagtgacatttaacattttgagaTGGCAAATTAAACATGACTGGCCCTTTATTAGTTTCACAGTTTGTCACAAACACATGTGTGTgaggaaaaaatgtaatcaaattatatttagtttgttaGTTACTTGGCAAGCACacatgaaataaagtaaaatatttcaatagATTTAATCTGGCATCAAATACcatgaataatatttttcatgTCCTACTTTTCTTCCAGTTAAGAAAACAGATCATCAAATTTCTTTGTGATTTTATAAATTACACCGATTTTAGCGGATGTTTGCCATGCAATAtcttaatttatgttttaattttagTTGCTGATTATTTAATGTGCGCCTTATGAACTGTCAAACAGATCTGAGATCATCAGAGCTGCGGCCTTGTCCAAGTAGCAAACCATCATCTCCAGTATTTTTGGATTGTTTTGACTGGCTGCCATCAAAATATAGATTTGAAGTATATTATCGTTCTGATTTTACTAAACATGGACGCAATGAGACACACAACGTGCAGCACATTACTGACTCAGAGCAGccatttttcaacaaaaacatgccATTCTggataaaaagaaatacaaagaacGAATACAAGTAtatctcccccctctctctctgtctctctgactctgtctctctgtctgtcctgcagGGAGTTGACTCTACATGAGCCTCCACAGACCTGCTGGTCCGGGTTGTGTGGTTATCCCTCTCTGGTCACTCAGGTCCACATACTGAATGCCAATGGACTGGCAGGACAAGACTCGGATGGAGGTAGATTTGagttttttcatatttgctcGATCACCATCAACAGATTACCGAGTTTACTCAGATCAAATTCAATTTTAtaagctattttattttataaataatttgataaaataatttgtaaattaaacatttattataattgtattataaatgtatttacattctattattttctagtctattctattctattacaTTCCATTCCATTAATTTTTTCTTCTACAGTCCTATTCATATTCTCTGCTATCTACAATGTGTAGCTAGAAGCATGTTGTAACTAAGTAACAATGGAGATGCGGTTTACTTTTCTAGCTAAGAAGCTGATGATACAAACTAAATGAATCAAACATCATTTCCTAATTGATCAGGTTTATGAAACTGAcagatgttgtgtgtgtgtgtgtgtgtttgttctccaGTGTCGGACCCCTACGTGATAATTTGCTGTGAAGGAGAGAAGGTCCGCTCACCTGTCCATAAAAACACACGCAGCCCCAACTTTGACACCAAGGGACTCTTCTACAGGAAGAAAGccaaccagccaatcagaattgaggtgtgtgtgtgtgtgtgtgtgtgtgtgtgtgtgtgtgtgtgtgtgtgtgtgtgtgtgtgtgtgtgtgtgtgtgtgtgtgtgtgtgtgtgtgtgtgtgtgtgtgtgtgtgtgtgagagagttggAAGCCAAGTAAGGCTAACAGAAAATTGTGAAGTGGTGTTTTAAGTATTCAGATCTTTCACTTAACGACATAGATCAGATGTTTTCAAAGTATTTTCACTGAAGCTGTTATATAtactctcttcaaagccacccgactcctttgacaaaaactaaacacatCATACACCTAAActgattttgattattttctggCTGTCTAAAATaagtccacagcagtacattgcttatTCTAGCCTCCAGgttggtactcctgtctgtttctgcaAACTACATCATCTGCACGTAACACACTGACgatggagaagaacctcatacaacacCACTTGAAAACATCTTAACCAtccctttaaataaaagtagcaaCACTTCTGtctagaaatactctgttacaagttaaATCCCTGGATTTAAATTGTGAgtacttaaagtggccctattatgcttttccactttttcccttttctttagtgtgttatatatatatttttgtacatgtaaaaggtcagtagagtgtaaaacctgaagtccacgcctaaaaggagttaccctccgcCTCaaaatcactgctcctgagctgcctgaaacggctccattgaattctctccttcacttccgtaactttatgaggtcacaatgttacgaaaatcacgtaaaactctccggctagtttggccctcaaacaagaaaagagagagacggagctgaaattgtttttttttgcgtcCGTCATGTTGAGAAGACGCTGTCCTCGCTGTGCAaggggaaatgtcctttgtttggacttctgaaggcagatgaaatgaagaaaaagtggctACATTTCATTTGTAACACTTTGCCAGAGCGGTACAAAGACATCTTAATGTTGTGTTCGCTGCATTTCGCTGAGGAAAGCTTCAACAATGTTTTGAACCGCTCTGGCGCGCGCGTGCACCCGCGCACCCGCCTTGTCAAATAGTGCGGGATGAAATCAAACCCCATTCCAACTTCAGAATATGTACGGCTTTTGAAATTTGTTTTCGAGGCATTGGTGATcagggaaaaaaattaacactGTAGCCAACACAGATGAAAAAATATTACATAACTAGAACACTAATCTAGAGCAAATTACATATTACATTCAAATTATCATGTAAACCTGTCACACAGAACTGCAAATGCAACCTTCGTAGGAAGGTTGCATTTGCAGTTCTGTGCAGAGAAGAGTAGAGATACAGGATCACTCAACGACTGCAGGGCTGCTCGCCCAACATAACAACATGAACAGGAACATACTAACTCTGGTGATGCTGCACACTGAATCGATCTAACCATTGACATAACTTTGTTCAGGGGTCTGCCTATTtttggctaacgttagctattGATACCAAAACAAGCTAAAAGCGTTCAATAGCTCAGACAGATCTTGAGCAGCAGACCTCCAAAACCAAGGACCTGCAAGTCCAAGTGGAGCAGATGAAGGCGGAGGAGGAGACCCACCAAAAAGAAGTGGATGCCTTCAAATCAGAGCTCCGTGCTGAAAAAGACTCTGGTGCAGCGTGGTGTACAACCTGGAGACCACCATCCACTACCTGAAGGCACAGGTCAACGACGCCAACGAGAGTAAGGCTCTTTCAAGAGCGTTGGAGAACTCTTTGAAGTTTGAAAAGGTTCAAGCTCGGATGCTGAAAAAACAACTCGGCAAGATGGAGGACGCTCTCCACAAACAGAAGGAGGAGGCTCAGAAAACGCTGGAGAGGTACCAGGCTTCCCATAAAGACCAGCTGGAGCAGAAGACCAGGAAGGACGCCGTCACAGCAGCCCTGAAAAAGGCAAAAGACCTGCTGGAGACAGAGCGCCTCCGCTTTCAGCAGGAGAGAACCTCCCTGCTGGAGGACactgacaaaaagacaaacttctATGTGGCTCAGCTTGATAaggaaaagcaaagaaacaagatCCTCGTGGCTGCTCTGGAGAACACTGAGCAGCGGTTTGAGAGACATTGCATCCAGTGCCAGGAGTAAAAGACATCCCAAAGACATCCCTCCTTCAGGCCACAGAAAACCTCAGGAAGACTCTGCAGGAGCAGGAGTGGGAGAAGGCCGAGAGCTCcatgaaaaaaggagaaagaaaatgcacaaacacacacacacacacacacacacacacacacacacacacaccattacacaaataatcaataaataaaaaataaataaatacataaaaattaTGTTATGTTTGTCGGTATGTTGTTTTAAGCTTCACTACAGTCATGTGTAACATGAAATGCTTTGTGTGATGTATAAATAATGGGACAAGCACTAATGGCAACAGCAGCCTGTAGCTATTATTAACTTTGCTACATTCTTGTcttaatatgttgtattttggtgagatgtagtggagtagaagtataaagtagcataaaatggaaataatcaaGTAAGTACTTGTAACATTTCACCACTGAACCTGTGTACATGCATTTTGTGGTCACATTTaagcagtgacttcctgtctgtctgtgcctCTCAGATCTACAACCACAACGCGTTGATGGACTCCTTCCTGGGTCAGGTGACACTGCCGGCTGAGCAGGGCGAATTCCAGCAGACGCTCCACCTGAGGGACAAGGGCGATCGTCGTGACAACGACCTGCCGGGAACCCTCACTGTCGCCATAGTGACCAGCTCGGTGCTCACCAACATATAAGGCACgccacaaaaaaaagctaaagttTTCCAAAAAACGGGTTTACCACCCTGTAAGGGTTAAATATTTGCCACTGATAGAGGGTTTACATTTTAGAAGTTTACTTTATAGAAGATTACACATCCAGCAGGAGGTCTGGGGAGATCAAACCTGATGCCTGTAAATGTTGGTTTACAGAATGATTTACAGTACGTGTATTAGATGAATCTGATTATCCTTAAAGGATTTTTAGCTAGCTTATATATACGTCTATATGcacaaaatattcagttttatgttttaggcggagctagtgctgctagcttctttcattggaaaagagttggcaacagtGGGCTGGGTGTTTTAGGTTGGgtcattctttttaaatctagCGTAGTCTGATAGCTTCTCTAGactaccaaccctgcctttaaagGGAGGTGTGTTTATCCGTCCGACCAGAGATGTGGGCTTTACTTCTGGGCTATCCTCTCTGCCCAGCCTTGTGAACTATTGGCCACTTGGTTTGTGTTTACGGCACAGAGCTGGCCGTAAACAAACAAGAGGACGTGTGTCGCAACAAAAACCCAAATTTGAGGCGCATATACCAAATGTGCTGTACATATATAAAGAAtgcttctaaaaaaaaactttaatatcaataaaacacatgtcttaatcagaaaatgatccatatatatatttatccaaACGGAATATGTTGTTTACATGACCTGACGATTTTAGTCATGTTCATAATAATAGTGGGAtattagtgtgcatgtaaacatagtcagtGTTTACAGTTCTTCATGATTTGTCTATCGACCActatttaatgtcatttttattccagtgtttagtcttattctattttacatttgatttgaatttactctttttttaaatcctattCATGTGTCTTTTTATATGGGCTTCTTTTATATATTGTCTCCTGTACACCACTTTGCCTTGTTGAGAGGTTCTACACAAATAAACGTGCATTACATAGTAGTATAACACCATTCAAACACAGCCAGCTATTGGCAAAAAAATCAGCCATTGTGATattagctagcattagcattttgttatgtttgcCGTCAAACTTTTCAGGTGCTAAGNNNNNNNNNNNNNNNNNNNNNNNNNNNNNNNNNNNNNNNNNNNNNNNNNNNNNNNNNNNNNNNNNNNNNNNNNNNNNNNNNNNNNNNNNNNNNNNNNNNNatgtatgtgtgtatatatgtatgtgtgtatatatatatgtatgtatatatatgtatgtatatatatgtatgtgtgtatatatatatatatgtatgtatgtatatgtatgtatatatatatgtatgtatatatgtatgtatatatatttatatatgtgtgtatatacatatatatgtatgtatatacatatatatgtatgtatatacatatgtatgtatgtatatatatatgtatgtatgtatatatatatgtatgtatgtatgtatatgtatgtatatatatgtatgtatgtatatatatgtatatatatatgtatgtatatatatgtatgtatatatatatgtatgtatatatgtatgtgtatatatatatgtatatatatatgtatgtgtatatatatgtatatatgtatgtgtatatatatatatatatatgtgtgtatatatatatgtatatatatatatatgtgtgtgtatatatatatgtatgtgtgtatatatatatatatgtatgtgtgtatatatatgtatgtgtgtatatatatgtgtgtgtatatatatatgtatgtgtgtatatatatatgtatgtgtgtatatatatatatgtatgtgtgtatatatatatgtatgtatatgtatgtatatatatgtatgtatatatatatgtatgtatatgtatgtatatatatattatatatgtgtgtatgtatgtatatatgtatgtatgtatatatatatatatatgtatgtatatacgtatgtatgtatatatgtatgtatatatgtatgtatatacgtatgtatgtatatacgtatgtatatacgtatgtatgtatatacgtatgtatatatgtatgtatatacgtatgtatgtatatatgtatgtatatacgtatgtatatatatatgtgtgtatatacatatgtatgtatatatgtatgtatgtgtatatgtatgtatatacatatatatgtatgtatatacatatgtatgtatgtatatacatatgtatgtatatatatatatatatatatgtatgtatatatatatatgtgtatatacatatatatatatatgtatatacatatatatatatgtatatatatatatgtatatatatatatatgtatgtatatacatatgtatgtatgtatatgtatgtatgtatatgtatgtatgtatatgtatgtatgtatatatatgtatgtatatatatgtatgtatgtatgtatgtatgtatgtatatatgtatgtatatatatatatgtgtatgtatgtatatatatgtatgtatatatatgtgtatatgtatatatatgtatgtatatatatatgtgtatatgtatatatatgtatgtatatatatatgtatgtatgtatatatgtatatgtatatatatgtatgtatatatatatatatgtgtgtatatatatatatgtgtgtatatatatgtatgtatatatatatatatatatatatatatatatatgtatgtatatatatatatgtgtatatatatatatgtatgtatatacatatatatatatgtgtatatatatatatgtatgtatatacatatatatgtatatatatttatgtgtatatatgtgtatgtatatatatgtgtgtgtgtgtatatatatatgtcagttATTTGGATTAATTTTTGTCAAGAACCCAAAATGGATGTCAATCAGATTTTGCTGTGATCTAATTGTAATAAACGGATCAAAAACTGCAGAAATTTAAACATGACgatgccaataaaaaaaatgaaataataaaagtattttttcattctttgacACACCAGCCAACAATCAAGCTTCTTTAATACTTGTTTTCTGAAATGAGTTGCACTTTTGTGTCAAATTTGTGTTTCAAAACTCTGAAAAGTAAATTTAACAGTATTGTTTGAGATGTTTACTTGAGATcaaaagagaataaagagacAAATTAAGAGAATGTAGTGATTACTCTTCTTGACAAATTTCTCCTCTGTAGAATTGTTCTGAGATGCGTTTGATGTGGATGCAATAATGACAGTGCATTGTCATGCTGGTcgttattttaatatattgaatataaaatgttacttttgtcCTTAACTTTGCTAGAGTAATGTTGCCCTGGTGTATAATTAGAACTaacttccttttgttttgtccaatcCAGGACTCATGGAGCTGGGGACTCAACGCCTGCTGTACACCAGGGAGCTTGATCCTTGCCCCGTTCCAAGAAAACAACCATAAAGGGTGGGAATCTCGATTGCCCTTTGGTTCCTTTTTTCCATCCCTCCCCCAAAATTGCCCCCGTGGTGATATTACCCTTTCCAGCCTGTGGCCTGCAAAATGATTGGCAAGCTGAAACAGAACTTGCTGCTGGCGTGTCTGGTCATCAGCTCGATCACGGTCTTCTACCTGGGTCGCCATGCCATGGAATGCCACCATCGCATTGAAGAGCACAGCCAGTTGGGCGGGATCCTGCCTCTGTCAGCCCTGGGAGGAAGCATGAGGACCACCTTACGGACAGGCCAGAATCTTAGCACACCTTTTGTTTACAACAAAGACATGCCACTCATATTCATTGGTGGAGTGCCCCGCAGTGGGACCACGCTAATGCGAGCAATGCTGGATGCTCACCCAGAAGTGCGTTGTGGCGAAGAAACCCGTGTCATCCCTCGTATCCTGGCCATGAAGCAGATGTGGAGCCGCTCAGGCAGGGAGAAGATGCGCTTGGACGAGGCTGGTGTGACCGATGAGGTGCTAGACGCTGCCATGCAGGCCTTCCTGCTGGAAATCATTGTCAAACACGGAGAGCCCGCCAACTTTCTCTGCAACAAGGACCCTTTTGCTTTGAAGTCACTCTCCTACCTGGCCAAGATCTTTCCCCGTGCCAAGTTTGTACTTATGATTCGTGATGGCCGGGCTTCAGTCCACTCCATGATCTCAAGGAAGGTAACAATCGCTGGCTTTGACCTGGGCAGCTACCGGGACTGCCTGACCAAGTGGAATCGGGCCATAGAGACCATGTACACTCAGTGCCTGGAGGCAGCAGACAAATGCCTACCTGTGCACTACGAACAGTTGGTCCTTCATCCTGAGAAATGGATGAAGACACTGCTGAAATTCCTTGACATTCCCTGGAATGATGCCGTCCTCCACCATGAGGAGCTCATTGGGAAAGCTGGAGGAGTGTCCCTCTCCAAGTAAGTAATGTTGACAGCTCCTACAACATTTCCTTTTCCCTTTCCCCTTTCCCAAGCCCAAAACCAAAGCCTTGATGTCTTGTTCGCATATTTTGAAAGGTAGTAGTTGCAACAAGGATGCCAATGGAACTTCACCGTGTCTGATGCTTTGGTGATAGTTTGAGTCTTATAGAAAAAATGCTTGTTGTAAATTGTTGTAGCAGAAATATTTTGAATCATCAATGGCCCTGTTTAATTAGATGGTATCTTTGGAATGGCTTGGTTGAGTCAGGCTGAACttttatgtttcattgtttacactgTAATTGTACTAATTGTAGccacacacagtaaaacatcaCTCGGGCTACTGTGTTTTTGATCTCTCTTGTTTGCAGCTTGGGGAGAGATTTGCCCATGTTCTTACATCCAGACACATCTCTTTAATATCAGAGTAATTAAAACATAATCCATTTCACTGCCTTTCaagaagaataagaataagattTTTTATTCAAGCAGTTCCCACAAACTTAAACTGAATACCTCCATTGTCTTCTTGTtgttccttgtttgttttatcataGGGTTGAGTGCACTTTCTTTTGAAATGGGGGTCAACGGCCCCTTGTCTGTACCACTATGTTTAAACTGTGCCTCTGGGTCATTTAGGGACTCGGTTACTACCAGTAAGGACAGACTGAATCACCACCCATTAGTGTGTCCTCTTGTCCATGTTGATTCTGATAATGAGCAGCAGAGCCTTCATTTTTTACAAGATGCTTCCACTACAGCTGCAGATTTATTAAATTGATCATTGCTGACTTAATGGTGGTTAGATAGTTTCCCACTTTGCCCCACGTGGTAAGATGGGTCTCCCATATATCACATTCCCAGTGCAGTAGTAATGAGCTTGGACATGCCCATGTCTACTTAGCTTTTAACTACTTGACCTTGAGGGGGGGAAATATGAATCTGCTTTTAACTGGAGAAAAGTGACAGGCGGCAGTGTGTCAAGTTGTATATCACTTTGTATAAAATGTGTTCCTGCAGGCCTTAAAATAAGCATTCACCTTTTGGCCTTGAAATATATCCCTCCCATGTTTTCACAAAGCCTCCAGACTTTCCATCATTACATCTCATTTGAAAAGGAAACATCCTACTGCTCTACTACTGCTCAGCACAGCGAGGAACCTAGTCATTAGTGAACACATGAGATTATGTCTGCAATGCAGGTTTTCCTAATTGCCCTGCCTGGTGTCAgagttgttttggttttagtgGCTTCAGAGGTTGGCCTCCGGAAGTATTTTAGCAAACGCTGAAGGGTTGCAACCTCATTCCTTAATTCAACTTCAACTTTCAACCTCTGTAACACGTGTATGTACAACCCTGACCTAGTTTTGAGTGAAGCTCTGCTAATCCTTTAGCAAAAAACTAAGTTCAGTCTTTGTGATTCATGATTACTTGTCATTTAATGATGCTAGCAACagtaatttcatttttgtttagtATCTAGTCAAATTACACGACTTTTGTGAACATAGTTCACACTGTATCACAAATCATCCTTGGCTTAATCAGAGGAACATTTAAACGATTAGTATTGATTTGTCTATTGTGCTAACCACAATACTAGCCAGTCCATATAGTGGCATATTGAATATTGCCTGCCCATCTTTAATTAGAATTCACTGTTCTGTCAATTTATTTGCTTAGGTTGTGTCAGCATTATTATCATAAGTTCACAACAACTTGAAAATATAAAGCCATCTCTATAAATTGAAAgcctttttaatttgtattaacaCCATTAGGGCTGTCCTGTTGTATTTGTATCTTTAGCCAATCCAGGCATATTTGAATGGATCGGTTTTGGCTAAAATACAGCCAATTGAATTTACTGTGATCTGTGATCCGATTCGGATGCTGATCAGTGACACGATCCTAACCGTGAGTTTCCTGATCTGTTGCACCACTACTTCCAGCCCTAGTAtgaatttgaatatatttgtttgcACCTGTGCGAGTGACTTTATTCTCACCACCATGTTGGTAAAATGTACAAATTAGCGGAAATGCGAATCtaactctctttctttcctcagcAAAGATCAGTGAACACCACATCCACGTAAGCTGCTTATCTTTAGCACTCATTGACCAATGCTTTTGCAAGTTAAAATGACAAACGTCACTGGCAAAAGTTCCTATCAGTTGTGACCAATTAATGTTTGAATCTTGTTAAATCtcataaaatgtgttgttcTCTCTATAAGCCCGTATCTTTTCTCAGCTTAAGATGTTTTGTGAAGCAAAAAGCTCCACTCTGTAAAaccatgttttgtgttttgctcaACTCAAACAGAGGGAGATGTCTTCTCTCTAGCTAAGACAGCATGTCAAATTCAAGAATTATATTctccagttgtttttttcattttcatcaataaTTTAAGCTTATCAACTTAATAGTTTTTACGAGGACCCCCAGTAGTTGGATCAGGTTGCTAATGTAAAAGGAGGTTACGGCTCTTATTTCAAGGTGTCAGATACATATTCAACCATCCTTTAGGTAAATACACTGTAA contains the following coding sequences:
- the tpst1 gene encoding protein-tyrosine sulfotransferase 1, whose amino-acid sequence is MIGKLKQNLLLACLVISSITVFYLGRHAMECHHRIEEHSQLGGILPLSALGGSMRTTLRTGQNLSTPFVYNKDMPLIFIGGVPRSGTTLMRAMLDAHPEVRCGEETRVIPRILAMKQMWSRSGREKMRLDEAGVTDEVLDAAMQAFLLEIIVKHGEPANFLCNKDPFALKSLSYLAKIFPRAKFVLMIRDGRASVHSMISRKVTIAGFDLGSYRDCLTKWNRAIETMYTQCLEAADKCLPVHYEQLVLHPEKWMKTLLKFLDIPWNDAVLHHEELIGKAGGVSLSKVERSTDQVIKPVNVEALSKWVGKIPADVVRDMAVIAPMLSRLGYDPHANPPNYGRPDPKVLDNTRRVFKGEFQLPDFLKEQSQIQKSAERPNPS